A window from Hymenobacter volaticus encodes these proteins:
- the eno gene encoding phosphopyruvate hydratase, translating to MSIITAIHARQIFDSRGNPTVEVDVTTDSGTVGRAAVPSGASTGKHEAVELRDDDKSMYMGKGVLKAVENVNSQIAEELIGFSVFEQGLLDKIMLELDGTPNKANLGANAILGASLAIARAAAQEAGMPLYRYVGGVGATTLPVPMMNILNGGSHADNSIDFQEFMIMPVGASSFSEALRWGTEIFHHLKNVLKKQGFSTNVGDEGGFAPNIKSNEDAIKIVLQAIETAGYRPGEDVMIAMDAAVSEFYEDGVYHFKKSTGDKLTSSEMVAYWTDWTKKYPIISIEDGMDEDDWTGWKALTDSIGSTTQLVGDDLFVTNVNRLQRGIDEKIANAILIKVNQIGTLTETIDAVNLGRRNGYKSIMSHRSGETEDNTIADLAVALNTGQIKTGSASRSDRMAKYNQLLRIEEELGEVAYFPGRKM from the coding sequence ATGAGCATCATCACCGCCATTCATGCCCGTCAAATTTTTGATTCACGCGGCAACCCAACTGTGGAAGTGGACGTGACCACAGATAGTGGCACTGTAGGCCGTGCGGCCGTTCCTTCGGGTGCTAGCACCGGCAAGCACGAAGCCGTGGAATTGCGCGACGATGACAAGAGCATGTATATGGGTAAAGGCGTGCTCAAAGCGGTTGAGAACGTGAATAGCCAGATTGCGGAAGAACTGATTGGTTTTTCTGTGTTTGAGCAGGGTTTGCTTGACAAGATCATGCTGGAGCTAGATGGTACGCCGAACAAGGCGAATCTGGGTGCCAACGCCATCTTGGGAGCTTCTCTGGCTATCGCCCGCGCTGCTGCACAAGAGGCCGGTATGCCGCTTTACCGCTATGTAGGTGGGGTAGGAGCTACTACGCTGCCAGTACCCATGATGAATATCTTGAATGGTGGTTCGCACGCCGATAATTCCATCGACTTTCAGGAATTCATGATCATGCCAGTAGGTGCCTCTTCGTTCTCGGAAGCACTGCGTTGGGGCACCGAGATTTTCCACCACCTCAAGAATGTACTGAAGAAACAAGGCTTCAGCACCAACGTAGGAGATGAAGGCGGATTCGCACCTAACATCAAATCAAACGAAGACGCCATTAAGATTGTGCTTCAGGCCATCGAAACGGCTGGGTACCGTCCGGGCGAAGATGTGATGATTGCTATGGACGCAGCTGTTTCCGAGTTTTACGAAGACGGCGTTTACCACTTCAAGAAAAGCACCGGCGATAAGCTGACTTCTTCAGAAATGGTAGCTTACTGGACCGACTGGACCAAGAAGTACCCGATCATCAGCATTGAAGATGGTATGGACGAAGACGACTGGACTGGCTGGAAAGCCCTAACCGACAGCATCGGCTCTACTACGCAGCTAGTTGGCGACGACTTGTTCGTGACCAACGTAAACCGCTTGCAGCGCGGTATTGACGAGAAGATTGCCAATGCCATTCTTATTAAAGTGAACCAGATCGGTACGCTCACCGAAACTATTGATGCCGTAAACCTAGGCCGCCGCAATGGGTACAAGAGCATCATGAGCCACCGCTCGGGCGAAACAGAGGACAATACTATTGCCGACTTAGCAGTAGCGCTGAACACCGGCCAGATTAAGACGGGTTCGGCTTCGCGTTCTGACCGTATGGCTAAATACAACCAGTTGCTTCGCATTGAGGAGGAGCTAGGCGAAGTCGCTTATTTCCCTGGTCGCAAAATGTAG
- the rplQ gene encoding 50S ribosomal protein L17, whose amino-acid sequence MRHGKTINHLGRTASHRNAMLSNMASSLIMHKRVTTTVAKAKALRQFVEPLLTKAKNDTTHSRRTVFSVLENKETLKELFGDVAAKIANRPGGYTRIIKLSESRLGDNAEMCVIELVDYNETLLEAKNAGEAKATTTTRRSRGKKKATTATAGEGQSSAEVVTDAPVAAAPTTEVSAPEDTATDTLKEGETRDEKKDEESAS is encoded by the coding sequence ATGCGTCACGGTAAAACCATAAACCACCTCGGCCGCACAGCTTCGCACCGCAATGCTATGCTGTCGAATATGGCTTCGTCTCTGATCATGCACAAGCGTGTGACGACTACGGTAGCTAAAGCCAAAGCTCTACGTCAATTTGTAGAGCCCCTGCTCACTAAGGCTAAGAATGATACGACTCACTCGCGTCGTACAGTATTCTCAGTATTGGAGAACAAGGAAACTCTAAAAGAACTGTTCGGTGACGTAGCAGCTAAAATTGCTAACCGTCCTGGTGGATACACTCGCATTATCAAGCTAAGCGAGTCACGCCTAGGGGATAATGCTGAGATGTGCGTTATCGAACTAGTAGACTACAACGAGACATTGCTGGAGGCTAAAAACGCTGGCGAAGCGAAGGCCACCACTACTACTCGTCGTTCGCGCGGCAAGAAAAAGGCTACAACAGCTACGGCTGGCGAAGGCCAATCATCAGCTGAAGTAGTAACTGATGCTCCTGTTGCGGCTGCTCCTACAACGGAGGTGTCTGCGCCAGAAGATACTGCTACAGATACGTTGAAAGAAGGCGAAACTCGCGACGAGAAGAAAGACGAGGAGTCTGCTTCGTAG
- a CDS encoding DNA-directed RNA polymerase subunit alpha: MSILAFQMPEKVVMEKSDDFYGTFEFKPLEKGYGVTIGNALRRILLSSLEGYAITSVRTSSVLHEFMTIEGVIEDMSEIILNLKQVRFKKVSDAIEDKITVRIKGQETFTAGDINKFTNGFEVLNTDLVICHIDPSVELEFEFSIQKGRGYVPAEENKPADQVFGQIAIDAIFTPIKNVKYSIENTRVEQKTDYEKLLIEIHTDGSIHPEEALKGAANILIQHFMLFSDSTMTFETAKAEEEETVDEETLHMRKVLKTPLADMDLSVRAYNCLKAADIKTLGDLVQLDMSDMMKFRNFGKKSLTELENLVEEKGLNFGMDLSKYKLDEE; the protein is encoded by the coding sequence ATGTCAATCTTAGCTTTTCAAATGCCGGAGAAGGTGGTAATGGAGAAATCCGACGACTTCTACGGAACGTTTGAATTTAAACCGCTGGAGAAAGGCTACGGCGTCACGATCGGCAACGCATTGCGCCGTATCCTGCTGTCGTCGCTGGAGGGCTATGCCATCACGTCGGTTCGCACCAGCAGCGTTCTGCACGAGTTCATGACCATTGAAGGTGTGATTGAGGACATGTCCGAAATCATCCTCAATTTGAAGCAAGTGCGTTTCAAAAAGGTCAGTGATGCAATCGAGGATAAGATCACCGTTCGCATCAAAGGGCAGGAGACGTTTACTGCTGGTGACATCAACAAGTTTACCAACGGTTTCGAAGTCTTGAACACGGACCTCGTGATTTGCCACATTGATCCTTCGGTAGAGCTAGAGTTTGAGTTCTCTATTCAGAAAGGCCGTGGTTATGTGCCAGCAGAAGAGAACAAACCAGCTGACCAAGTCTTCGGGCAGATTGCTATCGATGCCATCTTCACGCCTATCAAAAACGTGAAGTATAGTATTGAGAATACTCGTGTAGAACAGAAAACCGACTATGAGAAGCTCCTTATTGAGATTCACACCGACGGTTCTATTCACCCGGAGGAAGCGCTGAAAGGTGCTGCCAACATTTTGATTCAACACTTCATGTTGTTCTCGGACAGCACCATGACCTTTGAAACGGCTAAGGCCGAAGAGGAGGAGACTGTTGACGAAGAAACGTTGCACATGCGTAAAGTTCTGAAGACGCCATTGGCGGATATGGATCTGAGCGTACGTGCTTACAACTGTCTCAAGGCTGCCGACATCAAAACCCTTGGTGACCTAGTACAGTTGGATATGTCGGACATGATGAAGTTCCGCAACTTCGGTAAGAAGTCGTTGACTGAGCTGGAAAACCTCGTAGAGGAGAAAGGCTTGAACTTCGGCATGGATTTGAGCAAGTATAAGCTCGACGAAGAATAG
- the rpsD gene encoding 30S ribosomal protein S4, translating into MARYTGPKTKIARRFGEPIFGPSKALTKKAYPPGQHGRGRRKKQSEYAVQLMEKQKVKYMYGVLEKQFENLFHKAATMPGITGDNLLALLESRLDNTVYRLGIATTRRAARQLVLHKHVTVNGEIVNIASYKLRAGDIVAVREKSKSLEAITTSLSARNARAFSWLEWDGKEMAGKFISAPSRELIPEKITEQLIVELYSK; encoded by the coding sequence ATGGCACGTTATACCGGTCCAAAAACCAAGATTGCCCGTCGCTTTGGTGAGCCGATCTTTGGCCCAAGCAAGGCACTCACTAAGAAAGCGTATCCTCCTGGCCAGCATGGCCGTGGTCGTCGTAAGAAACAAAGCGAGTACGCTGTCCAGTTGATGGAGAAGCAGAAAGTTAAATATATGTACGGTGTGCTCGAGAAGCAGTTCGAGAACCTATTCCACAAAGCAGCTACCATGCCCGGCATCACCGGTGACAACTTGCTGGCTTTGCTAGAGTCACGCCTCGACAACACTGTGTACCGTTTAGGCATTGCTACTACGCGTCGCGCTGCTCGTCAGCTAGTGTTGCACAAACACGTTACCGTTAATGGTGAAATCGTGAACATTGCTTCTTACAAGCTCCGCGCTGGTGACATTGTAGCAGTACGTGAGAAGTCGAAATCACTGGAAGCTATTACTACCAGCTTAAGTGCTCGTAATGCTCGCGCTTTCTCGTGGTTGGAATGGGACGGCAAGGAAATGGCTGGTAAGTTCATCAGTGCTCCTTCGCGTGAGTTGATTCCGGAGAAGATTACGGAGCAGCTTATTGTCGAGTTGTATTCGAAGTAA
- the rpsK gene encoding 30S ribosomal protein S11 — MAQKRKDKAKKRVVVVEPVGQVHIKASFNNIIISITNNNGQVISWASAGKMGFRGSKKNTPYAAQMAATDCGKVAHDLGMRKAEVFVKGPGAGRESAIRTLGNVGIEVTTIKDVTPLPHNGCRPPKRRRV, encoded by the coding sequence ATGGCACAAAAAAGAAAAGACAAAGCCAAAAAGCGCGTTGTCGTTGTTGAGCCAGTAGGCCAAGTACACATCAAGGCCTCGTTCAACAACATCATCATTTCCATCACTAATAACAATGGCCAAGTTATTTCTTGGGCATCTGCTGGCAAGATGGGCTTCCGTGGCTCTAAAAAGAATACGCCTTACGCTGCTCAGATGGCTGCTACCGATTGTGGTAAAGTAGCTCATGACTTGGGCATGCGCAAAGCCGAAGTGTTTGTTAAAGGTCCGGGCGCTGGCCGTGAATCAGCTATCCGTACGTTGGGTAACGTGGGTATTGAGGTAACGACCATTAAGGACGTGACGCCGCTGCCCCACAATGGCTGCCGTCCTCCCAAACGTCGTCGCGTATAA
- the rpsM gene encoding 30S ribosomal protein S13 — protein MARIAGVDIPDNKRGEIALTYIFGIGRPSAQQILTKAGVDLNKKVKDWTEAEAGEIRGVIAAEFKTEGVLRSEVQLNIKRLMDIGCYRGLRHRKGLPVRGQRTKNNSRTRKGKRKTVAGKKKATK, from the coding sequence ATGGCTCGTATTGCAGGGGTAGATATCCCAGACAACAAGCGCGGTGAAATCGCGCTGACCTACATTTTCGGCATCGGCCGTCCTTCTGCTCAGCAGATCCTTACGAAAGCAGGTGTTGACCTGAACAAGAAGGTGAAAGACTGGACTGAAGCTGAAGCTGGTGAAATCCGTGGCGTGATTGCTGCTGAATTCAAGACTGAAGGTGTACTGCGCTCAGAAGTGCAGTTGAACATCAAGCGCCTAATGGACATCGGTTGCTACCGTGGTCTGCGTCACCGCAAAGGTCTGCCTGTTCGTGGTCAGCGTACCAAGAACAACTCGCGTACTCGCAAGGGCAAGCGCAAGACCGTTGCTGGCAAGAAAAAGGCTACTAAATAA
- the rpmJ gene encoding 50S ribosomal protein L36 — MKVKTSIKKRSVDCKIVRRNGKLYVINKKNPRYKQRQG; from the coding sequence ATGAAAGTCAAAACGTCCATCAAAAAGCGTAGTGTCGATTGCAAAATCGTTCGCCGTAATGGCAAGCTCTACGTTATTAACAAAAAGAACCCACGCTATAAGCAGCGTCAAGGGTAG
- the infA gene encoding translation initiation factor IF-1, translating into MAKQTSIEQDGVILEALSNAMFRVELENGHQLIAHISGKMRMHYIKILPGDKVKLEMSPYDLSKGRIVYRYK; encoded by the coding sequence ATGGCCAAACAAACTTCCATTGAGCAAGACGGAGTCATCCTGGAAGCCCTTTCCAATGCCATGTTTCGAGTGGAACTGGAGAATGGTCACCAACTGATTGCCCACATCTCGGGTAAGATGCGGATGCACTACATCAAGATTTTGCCGGGAGATAAGGTAAAGCTGGAAATGTCACCCTACGATCTATCGAAGGGACGAATTGTGTACCGTTACAAATAA
- the map gene encoding type I methionyl aminopeptidase, with the protein MIVYKTEEEIELIRASAKVLAQAHGEVAGMIQEGITTRELDQRAEEFIRDHGGQPSFKGYNDFPYSLCISPNAVVVHGFPGDHTLKSGDIISVDCGVLLNGYHSDSAYTYPVGEVAPEIIRLLEETKKSLYLGIEQAVAGSRMGDVSYAIQNHVEKQGYGVVRELVGHGIGKKLHERPEVPNYGKRGSGLKLQTGLVLAIEPMVNLGKKDVVQEKDGWTIRTKDHKPSAHFEHTVVVRKDKAEILTSFDYIEKALQ; encoded by the coding sequence ATGATTGTTTACAAGACTGAAGAAGAAATAGAACTCATCCGAGCTAGTGCGAAAGTATTAGCTCAGGCCCACGGAGAAGTTGCGGGCATGATCCAAGAAGGGATAACGACGCGAGAGCTTGACCAACGCGCGGAGGAATTCATTCGGGACCATGGTGGGCAGCCTTCTTTCAAAGGCTATAATGATTTCCCTTACAGTCTCTGTATATCACCTAATGCTGTCGTGGTTCACGGATTTCCGGGTGACCATACACTGAAAAGTGGTGATATCATTTCGGTTGATTGCGGAGTATTGTTAAATGGGTATCACTCAGATAGTGCTTACACTTATCCAGTCGGGGAAGTGGCGCCGGAAATAATACGGCTTCTAGAAGAGACCAAGAAGTCATTGTATCTCGGTATTGAGCAGGCAGTGGCGGGTAGCCGGATGGGAGACGTTAGCTATGCTATCCAGAATCATGTTGAAAAACAAGGTTATGGAGTGGTTAGGGAACTTGTCGGCCACGGGATTGGTAAGAAATTGCATGAACGACCTGAGGTTCCTAATTACGGCAAACGTGGTTCAGGACTTAAGCTACAAACAGGGCTAGTTCTTGCTATCGAGCCAATGGTGAATCTAGGAAAGAAGGATGTAGTGCAAGAGAAAGATGGTTGGACCATCCGGACCAAGGACCATAAACCTTCAGCACATTTTGAGCATACCGTAGTTGTAAGAAAAGATAAAGCGGAGATTCTTACCTCCTTCGATTACATAGAAAAAGCCTTACAGTAG
- the secY gene encoding preprotein translocase subunit SecY, with protein MNKFITTIKNIFAIEDLRMRIFNTLFFIAIYRLGSFVVLPGVDATRLKTGGASGVFGILDTLLGGAFSNASIFALGIMPYISASIVLQLLTIAVPYFQKLQKEGESGRKKINQYTRILTIPIVMAQSVGFIATINADAIISPGTFFTITTMLIITAGTLFCMWLGEKITDKGIGNGISMIIMIGIVSRLPGAIIGEAAAKGMRGSLIFLIELVVLFLVVMAVIVLTQAVRRIPVQYAKQVGSTAQLNAQRQFIPMKVNAAGVMPIIFAQSLMFVPAILASVWQNDSETASYIGVKFSDYTSWQYNLVFATLIIVFTYFYTAISVNPNQIADDLKRSGGFVPGVKPGRDTSEYIDEVLTHITLPGAVALALIAIFPSLALLAGVTRPFSAFYGGTSLIIMVGVVLDTLNQVESYLLMRHYDGMMKTGKLRGRSQNIAMAS; from the coding sequence ATGAACAAGTTCATCACTACGATCAAGAACATTTTTGCGATTGAAGATCTGCGTATGCGGATCTTCAATACGCTTTTCTTCATTGCCATATACCGGTTAGGTTCTTTCGTGGTGCTACCGGGCGTCGATGCAACTCGTCTAAAGACGGGTGGTGCATCAGGGGTGTTTGGTATTTTGGATACACTGCTCGGCGGTGCATTCAGTAATGCTTCCATCTTTGCCTTGGGCATTATGCCTTACATCTCGGCTTCTATTGTGTTGCAATTGCTCACGATAGCAGTACCATATTTCCAAAAGCTTCAAAAAGAAGGGGAGTCGGGTCGTAAGAAGATCAATCAGTATACACGTATTCTCACCATCCCAATTGTGATGGCGCAGTCGGTAGGCTTCATTGCCACTATCAATGCTGACGCCATTATCAGCCCTGGTACGTTCTTCACCATCACTACGATGCTGATAATCACTGCTGGTACGCTGTTTTGTATGTGGCTAGGTGAAAAAATCACGGATAAAGGTATTGGTAACGGTATTTCTATGATCATAATGATCGGGATTGTATCACGACTGCCAGGTGCCATTATCGGTGAAGCGGCTGCTAAAGGCATGCGCGGTTCATTGATTTTCTTAATTGAACTAGTTGTTCTGTTTTTAGTAGTAATGGCAGTAATCGTGCTGACACAAGCTGTTCGCCGGATTCCGGTGCAGTATGCTAAGCAAGTAGGTAGCACTGCTCAATTGAATGCGCAACGTCAGTTCATTCCTATGAAGGTGAATGCAGCTGGTGTGATGCCGATCATCTTTGCTCAGTCGTTGATGTTCGTGCCAGCCATCCTTGCCTCTGTCTGGCAGAATGATAGCGAAACTGCTAGCTATATTGGTGTGAAGTTTTCGGATTACACATCGTGGCAGTACAACTTGGTTTTTGCTACTCTCATTATTGTCTTCACTTACTTCTATACGGCCATCAGCGTCAATCCTAACCAGATTGCTGATGACTTGAAGCGAAGTGGTGGTTTCGTGCCTGGTGTGAAGCCAGGACGTGATACCTCCGAGTACATTGATGAAGTATTAACTCATATTACATTGCCTGGTGCAGTAGCATTAGCATTGATAGCTATTTTCCCGTCGCTTGCTCTGCTAGCCGGCGTGACTCGCCCTTTCTCGGCCTTTTATGGCGGCACGTCGCTTATCATCATGGTAGGGGTCGTGTTAGATACACTCAATCAAGTAGAGAGTTACTTGTTGATGCGTCACTATGATGGCATGATGAAAACGGGCAAGTTGCGCGGCCGTTCGCAAAACATAGCAATGGCATCTTAA
- the rplO gene encoding 50S ribosomal protein L15, with protein sequence MNLSNLQPAEGSTRNNKRLGRGTGSGRGGTSTRGHKGQKSRSGYSKKSGFEGGQMPLQRRVPKFGFKNINRIEYKAVNLDVLAGLTENGTTTTLDSAFFVSAGLASKSAKIKVLGRGEITKALEVHAHAFSKSAIEAIEKAGGKAVTL encoded by the coding sequence ATGAATCTCAGTAATCTCCAACCCGCCGAAGGCTCAACGCGCAACAATAAGCGTCTTGGCCGTGGTACGGGTTCCGGCCGTGGCGGCACTTCGACGCGCGGTCACAAAGGCCAAAAGTCCCGTTCGGGCTATTCCAAAAAGTCGGGCTTCGAAGGTGGCCAGATGCCGTTGCAGCGCCGCGTGCCTAAGTTCGGTTTCAAGAACATTAACCGGATTGAGTACAAAGCTGTTAATCTAGATGTATTAGCTGGATTAACTGAAAACGGTACTACCACTACACTTGACAGCGCCTTCTTTGTGTCAGCTGGTTTGGCTTCAAAGAGTGCTAAAATCAAAGTACTAGGCCGCGGCGAAATCACCAAGGCACTAGAAGTTCACGCTCACGCTTTTTCGAAGTCAGCTATTGAAGCTATTGAGAAGGCCGGGGGTAAAGCTGTGACGCTGTAA
- the rpmD gene encoding 50S ribosomal protein L30, whose protein sequence is MAQIQIKLVKSVIDRPERQKRTIKALGLGKIGSTKEVENTPQVAGMVAAVQHLLEVTAL, encoded by the coding sequence ATGGCGCAGATTCAGATTAAACTCGTCAAGAGCGTTATTGATCGCCCTGAGCGTCAGAAGCGCACGATTAAGGCCCTTGGCCTTGGTAAAATCGGCAGCACTAAGGAGGTTGAAAATACTCCTCAGGTAGCTGGTATGGTAGCTGCAGTGCAGCACCTGTTGGAAGTAACCGCACTCTAG
- the rpsE gene encoding 30S ribosomal protein S5, translated as MAQDNNNRGGQGQNRERGGNREQQAPRAGESDLKEKVVAINRVAKVVKGGRRFSFSAIVVVGDGNGTVGYGLGKANEVTDAIAKGIDDAKKNLVRVPLYKHTVPHVMEGKYSGGFVLVQPAAAGTGVIAGGAMRAVFESAGIKDVLAKSKGSSNPHNVVKATFDALLKMRDPMQIAQARGITLAQVFNG; from the coding sequence ATGGCCCAAGACAACAACAACCGCGGCGGCCAAGGCCAAAACCGTGAACGTGGTGGCAATCGTGAGCAACAAGCTCCCCGTGCCGGCGAATCTGATCTGAAAGAGAAGGTAGTAGCTATCAACCGCGTAGCTAAAGTAGTGAAAGGCGGTCGTCGCTTCAGTTTCTCCGCTATCGTAGTAGTAGGTGACGGCAATGGTACTGTGGGCTATGGCCTTGGTAAAGCCAACGAAGTAACCGACGCCATTGCTAAAGGCATTGACGACGCGAAGAAAAACTTAGTGCGCGTGCCTCTTTATAAGCACACTGTGCCTCACGTAATGGAAGGCAAGTACTCTGGTGGTTTCGTATTGGTACAGCCAGCTGCTGCTGGTACCGGCGTAATTGCAGGTGGTGCTATGCGTGCTGTGTTTGAAAGCGCTGGTATCAAAGATGTACTAGCTAAGTCTAAAGGTTCGTCGAACCCCCACAACGTGGTAAAGGCTACTTTCGATGCTCTGCTGAAAATGCGCGACCCGATGCAAATTGCTCAGGCTCGTGGCATCACTCTCGCCCAAGTTTTTAACGGTTAA
- the rplF gene encoding 50S ribosomal protein L6 → MSRIGKLPISLPSGVQVEVSKENEVTVKGPKGTLSVPVDRDITVTQADGQLVVERPTEQKRHKAMHGLYRSLLNNSIQGVSTGYEHKLELVGVGYKAAMAGTTLELSLGYSHNIFLALPKEVTATAVTEKGKNPIVTLNSIDKQLLGQVAAKIRSLRKVEPYKGKGVRFVGEQIRRKAGKTASK, encoded by the coding sequence ATGTCACGTATTGGTAAACTGCCCATCAGCCTGCCCTCCGGTGTTCAGGTTGAAGTGAGCAAAGAAAACGAAGTAACTGTAAAGGGCCCTAAGGGTACTCTCTCAGTTCCGGTTGACCGCGACATTACGGTTACACAAGCCGACGGTCAGTTGGTAGTTGAGCGTCCTACCGAGCAGAAGCGCCATAAGGCAATGCATGGTTTGTACCGCTCGCTCCTCAATAACTCTATTCAGGGAGTTAGTACTGGTTACGAGCACAAACTGGAATTGGTAGGTGTAGGTTACAAAGCTGCAATGGCTGGTACTACGCTTGAACTCTCTTTGGGTTATTCGCACAACATCTTCTTGGCTCTGCCAAAAGAAGTAACTGCTACTGCTGTAACTGAGAAAGGTAAAAACCCAATCGTTACTTTAAACAGCATCGATAAGCAACTGCTCGGCCAGGTGGCCGCTAAGATTCGCTCGTTGCGCAAAGTTGAGCCATACAAAGGCAAAGGCGTGCGCTTCGTGGGTGAGCAGATTCGTCGTAAGGCTGGTAAAACAGCTTCGAAATAA
- the rpsH gene encoding 30S ribosomal protein S8 — protein MNTDPIADYLTRVRNAIKANHRVVEIPASNIKKEITKVLYKKGYIQSYRFDDAAVQGTIKIALKYNPATKQPAITKLERVSSPGLRTYAPVDNMPRVLSGLGIAILSTSKGVMTEKEAKAENVGGEVLCYVY, from the coding sequence ATGAATACAGATCCAATTGCCGATTACCTGACCCGGGTGCGCAATGCCATTAAGGCAAACCACCGGGTAGTAGAGATTCCGGCCAGCAACATCAAGAAGGAAATCACGAAGGTGCTCTACAAGAAGGGCTACATTCAGAGCTATCGTTTTGATGATGCTGCAGTACAAGGCACTATCAAAATCGCGCTGAAGTACAACCCTGCTACCAAGCAGCCTGCTATTACAAAGCTGGAGCGTGTGAGTTCACCTGGTTTGCGTACTTACGCGCCAGTTGACAATATGCCCCGCGTATTGAGCGGTTTGGGTATTGCTATCCTCTCTACTTCGAAAGGGGTAATGACGGAAAAAGAAGCTAAAGCCGAGAACGTGGGCGGCGAAGTGCTGTGCTACGTTTACTAA
- the rpsN gene encoding 30S ribosomal protein S14: protein MAKESAKARARKRIAMVARYAEKRKALKAAGDYEGLDKLPRDSSPVRLHNRDLIDGRPRGYMRKFGISRVRFREMALAGKIPGVTKSSW from the coding sequence ATGGCTAAGGAATCAGCAAAAGCAAGAGCGCGCAAGCGTATCGCTATGGTTGCCCGCTATGCCGAGAAGCGCAAAGCGCTGAAGGCTGCTGGTGACTACGAAGGTTTGGACAAGTTGCCCCGTGACTCTTCGCCTGTGCGTTTGCACAACCGCGACCTGATCGACGGCCGTCCTCGTGGTTATATGCGTAAGTTTGGCATCAGCCGTGTACGCTTCCGCGAAATGGCATTGGCAGGTAAGATACCGGGCGTAACAAAGTCTAGCTGGTAA
- the rplE gene encoding 50S ribosomal protein L5 — translation MARLKEKYNKEVIPALQEKFQFKSIMQVPRITKICINRGIGAAVADKKLVDNGVDELSTITGQKAVPTIAKRSVSNFKLREGMPIGARVTLRGERMYEFMDRLLTVALPRVRDFKGINDKGFDGRGNYTLGVKEQIIFPEISIDKIKSISGMDITFVTSAENDEQSYELLKAFGMPFANAKKQND, via the coding sequence ATGGCACGACTCAAAGAGAAATACAACAAAGAAGTAATACCGGCGCTCCAGGAGAAATTCCAGTTCAAGAGCATCATGCAGGTACCACGCATCACCAAAATCTGCATCAACCGCGGTATTGGTGCTGCTGTAGCTGACAAGAAGCTGGTGGACAATGGTGTGGACGAACTGTCGACTATTACTGGTCAGAAAGCCGTTCCAACCATCGCCAAGCGTTCGGTTTCGAACTTCAAGCTGCGTGAAGGGATGCCAATCGGTGCCCGTGTAACGTTGCGTGGTGAGCGGATGTACGAGTTCATGGACCGTCTGTTGACGGTTGCTCTGCCCCGTGTACGTGACTTCAAAGGCATCAACGATAAGGGCTTCGACGGCCGTGGTAATTATACCTTGGGCGTTAAGGAGCAAATCATCTTCCCTGAAATTTCGATCGACAAAATCAAATCGATTTCGGGTATGGATATTACTTTCGTAACAAGCGCCGAAAACGACGAGCAGAGCTATGAGCTTCTCAAAGCTTTCGGTATGCCTTTCGCTAACGCCAAGAAACAAAACGACTAA
- the rplX gene encoding 50S ribosomal protein L24: MATKTKDKKPAKLHVKTGDTVLVIAGDEKGKTGVIKSVNRTTERVIVEGLNLVTKHNKPSAKNPQGGITKIEAGIHVSNVKAVEAPKA, from the coding sequence ATGGCAACGAAGACCAAAGACAAAAAGCCTGCGAAACTGCACGTGAAAACTGGTGATACCGTTTTGGTTATTGCTGGTGATGAAAAAGGCAAAACCGGCGTTATCAAGTCGGTGAACCGCACCACGGAGCGTGTTATCGTAGAAGGCCTGAACCTGGTTACTAAGCACAACAAACCAAGTGCAAAGAACCCCCAGGGAGGCATCACTAAGATCGAAGCTGGTATTCACGTGAGCAACGTGAAGGCAGTGGAAGCTCCAAAAGCCTAA